The genomic window CAACAATGGATTTCGTCTGACAGCATTAGGCGGCAGCGATAACCATGACTCCGATCTCAAGGCTCAAACCTATTCAGCCATCGGCCATCCTACAACCGCGATCTATGCGGCTAATTTATCGGAGAATGCCATCCTCGATGCGATTCGCGCAGGTCACGTCTTCGTCGATGCTCAGGGCACAAAAGACAGAGCCATCGAATTTACAGCAAAGACGGCTACAAGCGTTGCATCCATGGGAGATGAAATTCAATCTCCTGCGGGAGAGCAGATCCACTTCACGCTAAAGATGACAGCCCTCGCGAGTGACCATCCAGAGATTATTCTGGATGGCCAGCCAACCACATTACTGGATACATGGGCCGCAAAGCAGAACGAAGAAATAAGGAACTTCGACTATCAAAGCGACGGCAAGCGCCATTGGCTCCGAGTCAACATCCGTTCCGAAAGCGGTGTTCTCCTCATTGTAGGAAATCCCATCTACCTGAACTTCTCGAAACGATAAAACCAAACCACCTGTCAGTGAGCACTGACAGGTGGTGCCAAAAGTTTATCGACGCAACCCACAGGCTTCGTCACCGGATTACATCTGGCAACAAGCCCCGCGGGAAATTCGACAACGTACTTGGTCCACGGCGAAGGCTCGGACGCCGGATAGTCCGTACTGATCATCTGCGCTCCACTCGAAAGCGCAAGATCGCGCCGCGTCGTATCATTCGTGCGCGCCTGATCCGTATTCTCATCGGAGCGTGTCCGCACCAGATAGCCCTGCTTCACCAGCGCGTCAATCTCTTCACGCGCTCCGTCGTTCTCTTCCGTAAACGCCGCATCAGGAGCGCTTGGCTCCGCATTAGTAAAGAGCACTCGCCCACGCAGCGATGGATGCCCCTTCGTGTAGATAGGCTCCACATGTCTCTGATCGAGCAAGAAGAGAACCTTACCGCGAGCCTCTGCCAGCGTAGGCCACTTGCCAGCATGAACAGCCTCTACCAGCGTCGCCGAATTGCCGCGCACGTCATCCGGTGTAATCATCTCGTCGGCCGTGAATACGGACTGAATCTCTTTATCCAGCGCATCGAATACAGGAGCAGTAAATGGTTCTGGTGTTACTGCATTCGGAAGGTTGCGGTCTCGCCCCTCTTTCGTCTCGATCAAAATAAAGATCGGCAGATGATGAAGATGCTGCTTCGACCAACCGCGAACATCGCTGAGACAGGCAACAAGAGTCATGCATGTGCTGCGTACATCGATGTCCTGCATATGCAGTACCTTGAATCCCGGCTTGTCCATTACATGATGCGGATCGAACTCCGGGTCCGCTGGCAATCCAGCCTTCGCCACCATACCCAGAATCGCAGGATGCGCGTACCTGCCGCCTTTCGTATCGGAATACACGTCGATCTCTATCTGTCGCACGCCACCCGATAGCTGATCGGCCAGCGGAGCATGATGATAATCGAGCCCATGCAATCCCTCGGGACTTTTCATCGCCATCAGCTTCCTCGCGCTAGGCGGAAACCCTGCATGATAACTATTATGCGAGCCAATCACCTGAATCTGATTTACATGTACCCGCTGGTCCTGCTGCGCAGCAGTTGTCTGTTGCGCCAGCGCCGATCCAGCCATAGCAAATATCGTCATGGCCAGTGAGATTTGAGCTGTCTTTTTGATCGTCATATCTGTCCCGTGATGCGTTTGTTATCCAACCAGGTAGGGCTTGCTGTAATGCGTCGACCACTCCACCAGATCTGCATTCATCCATCGCAGTTTCTGGTTGCGACTGTCCGCCTCAAACAACATATAGGCATTAGCATCGTAGCGAGTAGCTGCCGTAACGTAATGCTGCGGCCCATAGGTATGGGCGAAGTCCACCCACTTATGCCAATGCCCCGCAATCACCATCTGGATCGTATCGCTATGCTTTCTAAGCAGCGGATGCAAACCATAGTCACGCACCTCCGTTGCATCCACCAGCCATAGCGGATAGTGGATAAACACAATGGTAGGCTTGCGATCATTCAGAAGCCCTTCAAACCAATTAAGCTGCTCTTCCCCAAGCGAACCCAGCCGCTTGTCGAACTGAGGCGAGTTTCGATCCCATCTCGCTCCCAGAAAGTTATTAAGGTGCACAAACCGAAAGCCTTTGTAGTCAACCGACGAATACGGCTTTGCCTTCAGCTTTTCAGCGAATAGCCGATGAGACATCTCCCGCGAAACTCGTGGAACGTCATAGTCATGATTGCCAAAGCCCAGGTGCACCGGCATCTGAAAGCCATCGAAGATCTCTTTCGCATTGTCGATGCGTGTCTTGTTCTTGAAGTAAAAATCGTAATCCGCAGAGGGGTAGTTATGAAAACAATCTCCTGCAACAAAGACCTGCTCGATCTTCGGATGGAGTGAATTGATCAGCTCTCGCGCCGAGATGAGACGCTCTGACGTGTGAAGGATGCTTTCATTGTCCTCCACGCCGTTCTCGGTTCCCTTCACATAAAATTCGTCGATGATATGTGGGTCTGCCACAACCGCAAAGTGAAATCTGGAAGGAGATGCTGCCTGCGTTACTTCGCTCCATCCTCGTTGCGTCCAAAGCGTACCCAGCGCCGATGCTCCCATCATGCCAAACGCGCGGCGATCAATCTTCAAACCTGAACTCCATTCTTTGCGACATCAATGCCTTCAGTTAGGTTCGGCACCGCCCTGAAGAGGACGGTGCCGAAGCATTTCCAGTTTCCGTACACCTAACCCACTAGAAGATCAGCTTGGCTGCAAGCTGAAGCTGTCGTGCGGGGTAAGCGCTTGTGATGGCACCAAAGCCTCCATCGGTGATCGCGCTGTCAGGGGCCTGATAATCCACTTGATTGAGCACGTTGAAGGCCTCGGCGCGGAAGTCCAGCTTGGAGGCTTCATTCCAAAGATTGAACGCCTTGTGAAGACCGAAATCCGTATCGAAGTACGCGAAGGAACGAAATTTATTACGCGAGACATTGCCATAAGCGTTCGTATTTCCTAACGCCACCGATGGCACCGCCAGATACGTTCCATCCAGATAGCCCTTCAACGAAGTGGCCGTCTTGATCTGCTTCGAGCCTGGGTTCTTGATCTTCGCACCAGCCATCGTCAACTGTGGGCGGAGAGTCACCAGATCGGACGTATACAGCGGATTATTGGCAGAGCTGCTGTAGTTCAGATTGAAAGGCAATCCACTTGTCGATGTATTGATGACCGTAGTCTGCCATCCACCAAGAACTGCATTGATCAGGAAGTTTGAGTTAGCTCCGAACTTGCGTCCATGACCGTACGGCAGGTCATACACAATCGAAAGCGTGTTGTTGATCGGCTGATCATAACCCGACGGGCCATAGTCATTGCGCGGATTTGCAAAGTTCACGCGGGAGTTATCGCCGTTGCTGGTCTCGAGATGTCCCGAAGCCAGGTCGAATGCACGGCCCCACGTAAACGAGTTCAGCAAGTAAAGCGCGCCGACGCGCTTCTCCAACTTAGCTTGCAGCGAATTATAGGAAGACGAGTTACCGCCATAAGCAATCTCGATATCGCCAAATGTCGTCACCGGACGGCGCGACTGGTAGGTCGCGCAGCCTGCTCCACCTGCATTGAGGCAAGGCGCAGCCTGGTTATAGTCGGCGAGTACCTGAAGGTGCGTGCCCTTGTTGCCGACATAGGCGATGTCCATCACCAATCCCCACGGAAGCTCCCGCTGGAAGCCGAAGAAATAGCTCTGCACATAACCCGTCTCAAAGTTCTTCGGAATATAACGTGATGTCACCTTCTTCGGGTCGAAGTTGGAAGGACTCGTTAGCCCAACTGCGTAGCCCTGCTGCATCTGACGGAAGCAAGCCGTCTGGTCCTGCGTGTCGTTGACACAACGGTTGGTCATAGTCGGCGTTGGATTGTTGATCGAAGCGTTGACGACGTTCGGCCCGTTGTAAGTCAGGTTGTTTTCGCCGCCCTCGCGGTTGTACTGCGTATAGCTGATGCCATAGCCGCCCCGAACGACCGTTTTCGGCGATTCGCTCCAGGCAAACCCGAAGCGCGGTCCCCAGTTCTTCATCGGCACATGTACAAGCGCGCGGTCGTAGACGCTGCCGTTCTTCGCCTGAATCAGAGTATTCGTCGTCGGATCGAAGTTCGCGAGCTTGTTATCGCGCTCCCACTGCGGAGTCGCAATCTCATACCGCAACCCTGCATTGATCGTAAGCGTGGGCGAAACCTTGATGTCATCCTGCACATACATGAAGTTGAACCGCTGCCGGAGGTTCACCACCGTATAGTTCGTCAGCGAATACGAAGACTGATTGCCAAAGAGGAAGTCGGCCATGTCTGCCGCCTGCGAAAGTTGAGCAGCCGCGCTGCTTCCCTGTGCAGGGTCAGACGGATTCGATGCCACGCAAGGCGACACCGGAGCCGCAGGAGGTGTCGTGCAGACCGGAACGGCTGCATAACCAGCCGCGTAGTTGTCCTGTCCGTAGCTCGGGTTGAAGTCGTTGACCTGTGTATTGACCGCCTGATACTCATAGCCGAACTTCATCGAGTGCCGCCCGCGAACCCACGTAAAGTTGGCTTTCGGGTCATAGATCGTCGGGTTCTGAAACTGCGGGCTAGAAGGTTGTGCTCCAAACTGTGTAAAGCCCGTGACCTGCTGCGCATTAAGATCGCGCACGATGCTCTTATCGGTTGGCACACCATTGGTGATGCCGTTTTCCGTCAACAGCGAGGAGTCTCCCTGCCCATAAGGCGTCTTCGCACCCTGGTTCTTCGTATAAGCAAAGCGTATGTCGAGCAGCTTGGTAGGCGAAATAATCCATGTCGTGCCACCTGCAATCTGGCGGTTCAGCAGATGAACATTCGAGTTGCCATTACCGCCCGCGCGCCCCAGCACCGTCGGAGGATCGAAGATGGTCCCGCGATGCTCGCTGTAGCGGGCAAACATGCTCCACTTCTGGTTGAAGGTCTCATCGACCCGGGCATCGCCCTTGTCATCCTGAATCGTGCCGCGCGGCGAAGCAATATAGTTGTTGGCAATCGTGTCATAGGCAACGGCACCAGGACCGCCACCGGTTACAGAGGTCGCATTGTTGGCTGGCAGCGCATTCATCACAGCCAGAGCAAACGGCGTCGCCTGTGACGAGATGTTCCCCGACGTAAAGACCGCACCAGTAACCGGGTTCTGCAGCGTAATCGGTGTCGGCGCAATCGATGGGTCTTTGTAGTGGAACAGGAAGATTCCCTGGCGCTGTTCCGCATTGGGCAGCGTCACCGTCGTCACCTGGTTGCGGAAGATCTGACGCAACCCTTCATAGTCCGCGAAAAAGAACGTGTGGTCCTTGTAGATCGGCCCGCCGAACGTTCCGCCAAACTGGTTGCGGATGAAGATCTGCTTGATCCCGCCTGCCGGCTGAAATGGCCCAATGGCGTTCAGGTTCGTATTGCGGAGATAGTCATATCCCTTGCCATGAAACTTGTTAGTGCCGCGCTGTGTCGACACGTTGATGACCGCGCCCGAAGCCCGGCCATACTCAGCGGAGTAGTTGCTGGTCTCAACGCGGAACTCACTCACCGCATCAGGCGAAGGCGGAATGTTCTCATTCGCGAAGCCCTGGTTCGAGGTGCCGTAGTTGTTGTTGTCGAGACCGTCGAGAAGGAAGTTGTTGAAGGCAGAGCGCTGGCCGTTCACATTGAACGAACCCTCGCGGCTCGATGCCGTCTGGTTCTCCAGCGCGGATTTACGCACACCAGGAGCAAGCAGAACAAGGTCAGCATAGGACCGGCCATTGAGAGGAAGGTTCTCAACCTCGCGCGTCCCAATCACCTGGCCGCGTGAGCTTGTCTCCGTTTCCAGCGCCGTCGGTGCAGCCGACACAGTCACCGTCTCGGCAACCGATCCAGCCTTCAGCGCCAGGTCCACGCGTTGACGAGCGTTGGTGGTCACCGTGAAGGCCTGCGTCTGCGTCTGCTGAAAGCCCTGCGCCTCGGCAACGACCTTGTACGAACCGATCTGCACGCTCGAAAACTCATAGCGGCCCTCAGCGTCCGTCGTCGCGGTCTGCTGAATGCTCGTTGCAACGTTGGTCAGCGTCACCTTGCTGTTCGGTATCGCCGCGCTCGTCGTGTCCCTGACATAGCCGAGCACCGAAGCCGACTCAAACTGTCCATAGCACTGGAGCGCTGGCAAGAGCAACAGAATCGCCAGCACCAGCGGCAACCATCCCCATGTCTGCGCCACCAACCGTGTTCTCGTAAATCCGCTTCCCGAACAATTCGGGCTCACTGCTTGCATACTTTGCATCATCTGTCCTGCCTTCTCGGAAAAAATGAACTTCATTGGGTGGTACCAGCGCAGCGGCATCATCCGCGTTTACGCTTCACAACGTACTGCCTTGTTCAACCGAAATGAACATTACGCACCCCGTAGAACACCTGTCAACCAAAATGCGCTAACGGAACCGATAACGTAAATTCCAGAAAAACACAGACAAGCTACTCAAAACAATATACTTAATAGTGAAAAACCATATTGTTTAGCGAAAACTAAAACGACCTGAAAATTGCTCAGAAGCGCATAAACTCCATCATGCTGTTTTGATGTGAATAGAAAGTGAACAGCCAATGACGCCGCCATAAACATACGCAGCGCCCAGGTCCGGTTCACCAGATCATTATCACAACTTAGGCAAATCGAGCGTCCACCGTCACCACGCCCCACTGACGATCCACCACCTCGCGATGCGCCGCCATCATCCATACAAAGTTCAGCTCACTGCCGGGGATCGCCACATTCGGGTGATATCCCTCCGGCAACAGCACGGCATCCCCATCGCGCACCACCTCCACCTCGGCGGCTGAGATCCCGTCCGTGTATACCAGTTGCAGCCCAAACGCAGGCTCCGGCATATCGAAGAACACATAGATCTCCTCGAGCATCGCCGCATGTTCATGCGGAGGCCAGCTCGTCCAGTTGCCCGGCAGCGAACTCGTCACCCCCACCACCAACCGCCCCGCCTGCACATTCGTCCCCAGCATGATATTGATCTCGCGCTTCGAGCTCTCATTGCCCGCCACAAAGTGCAGCTTCTCATTCGCCTTCACGCTGGCATAGGGGACGAACTGCACCGGGTACTCGCCCTCCACCACAGCAGAGCACTCCACCAAGTCGACCGCGGCAGTAGTCTCCACCGTCACCGGCAATCCCTTCGAAACATACAGAGCATCTTTCGCCCCCAGCTCAAAGTGCTGCTCTCCGACCGTAACCGTAGCCGCGCCGCTCAGGCATACCAGCCCCGTCTCCTGCCCGTCATTCGTAAATCTCACGCGGCTCTGCTCTGCATCCAGCCGAATCCGCCCATAGCTCATCTCCCGCATCGAGCTGTTGCTCGGAGAGATGAAGATGTTCCGCCCCTTCAAACCAGCCGTACCGCCAATCAAACGCTTCGACATCGCCTCGTCCTTCTCCGGCTCTCGCCACTATCTCGTCTATACGTCATCTCAACCAAACCCAGCCACTAACTTACGTCATCTCGACCGGAGCGAAGCGCAGTGGAGAGACCCCTGTATTCGCTGTTGCTCTTGCAGTTGTTTGTTCTTAACCCAACCCGGCTCCAACAATCACCTGCAAAGGTCAAAAAAAATAGCCCCGAAAAAGCTCTCGCAATCTCGGGGCTGCTCAGTGAAAACTCGGGGAAGGTCTCCGTTACCAGGCAATCTTCGCCGGAAAGAACTCGGCAAACAGATCGTCGTAGTAAGGCTTCAGCTCCTTCAGATTTGGCTTCGTATGTCCCTTCGAATACAGGTCATACACGTTGAACTTGTTCACCCAATCAAACATCTTCACATCGTGGTCGCTCATCAGGTGGCGGTACGCGCCATGCCGGTGCGCCGCATAAAACGAGTGATAGCGCAGCATGTAGAGCGACTCTTCGGGCATGTAGTTCTTCATCACTTCGCCGATATAGCCGTCGTGCCCAAACGACAGGTGCACCTTACTCAGTCCGCAGTTCGGCTCGTAGATGCCGTACTTCGTCTGATACAGCGCGTTGTTGATATCGGGGTTCGCCTTGAAGTACTGCGGAAAGACGATCTGGTCGGAGTAAGCGCAACCGACCGGGAACGTATCGCCCACCACGCCCCACTGCGGCTCGCCCCACAGGCACAGCACCTTGCCCAGATCGTGGATAAATCCTGTCAGCACAAACCAGCGCGGATGCCCGTCCTTGCGAATTGCCTCCGACGTCTGCAGCAGATGCTCGATCTGCGTAAGATCGGTGTCCGGATCGCTATCGTCCACCAGCGTATTCAGAAACTCCGCAGCCTCCCAGATGCTCTTCTCGCCTTTGTTCAAGCTGAAGTATTCCTTCTCCTTCGCCATCACATAGTCAAAGCTCTGGTGCAGGTGATTCAGGCGATAGAACTCAGCGACACCGGGGGTCGCATGTTCGTCATACTGACGGAACTCGTCCTCGCTCTTGCCTTCCTGATAGCGCCCGGTTAAAAATTCATCCCACTCATCCATGTCCTTCAGCGGGGCGTCGTTCGAGATTGCTGTCGTTGCCATAGGAATTTCCTCTTCGGCGCGAAAAATCCGCGGCTCGCGTTACCGCTAACTATAGTAGCCCTGAAAATGCCGCGATGGCAAGTGGAATCTTCTACTTATTTCACAGCGGCAGCGCCAACGGAAGACTGCCGCACCACGAGCGTCGACTCCAGCAGAACGCTGCGCGGCGACTGCTCCGGCTTGGCCGACAGATCCAGCGCAAACTCTCCCGCCACCCGTCCCAGCTCAGAGGTCCCATGGTCGATCGAGCTCAGCGGCACCCTCAGATAATCCGCATAGCGCAGGTTTCCGCAGCCAATAAACGCAATGTCCTCAGGCACCCGCAACCCTGCCTGCAGCGTCGCTTCAATCGCTCCGATAGCGGTCAGGTCGTTGTAGCAGAACACCGCATCCGGACGAGGGCTCAGCCGCAGAAGCTCCTGCATCGCCTGAAACCCCGCAGTATCGCCCGCCTCTTCCACTCGCTCCCGCACCAGAACATAGCTCTCCGGCACGATCAGCCGATGCTCCGCCATCACACTCCGATAGCCGCGCAGACGGTCGAACGAAGGACTGGTGTTCTTCCCGCCGATATGTGCAATACGCTTCCGCCCAATCTCGATCAGGTGCCGCGTAGCCATCTCGCCAACCTTCACATCGTCCGTCCCGACAAAGTGCGCCGCCAGATGAGGAAAGTTCCGGTCAAACAGCAGGTACGGAGTCCGTACATCTCCCAGCTCATAAAAATTACGCAGGCTCGCCTGGCACGATGCGATCAGTAGAACATCGATTCCCCGGCTCAGCAGCGTCCGAATCTCCTGCTGCTCCACCTCGGGGTCTTCCTCCGACGAAGCCAGAATCAAAGCCCGCTTGCTCGTTCGCAAAACGCCGCTCAGAGACTTGGCAAACTCGGCAAAGAACGGATGCACCAGGTCCGGCACCACCAGCCCCACGGTATAGGTGCGCCCGCTGGCCAGCCCCCGCGCCATCATGTTGGGCTGATAGTTCAGCTCCTTCATGCGCTTCAACACCCGTTTCCGCGTCTCTTCTCCGATATCGGCATTGCCCCGCAACACCTTCGACACGGTTACGACCGACACTCCCAAATCACGCGCAATATCTTTCAGCCTTACAGCCATGTCCGCTCCTGAAACTTCTCCACACCTGAAGCATACCCAAACTCAGCCATCCTGAACGATCTCAGGTCAAAACCAAACCACCTACCCGCATTTGCCGCTGCATTTGCTCTCGCCGTTGCAATTGCTCTTGCGGTTGCCCTTGCCTCTAGGTACGCCAAGGCTTCAGCCTTGGCTCTCTAATACTCAGCAGAGGAAAAGGGCTTTAGCCCCTGGGGCACGCCTTCCTCCCCATCGACTCCAAACCCTAAGAAAACCGAGTCCTTCTCCACAAGCTCCAGGTCCCCACAATCAAGCTCAGCAGCAACACCGCACCCAGGGCAGCAATCCAGCGAACATTCATCGCCAGCGGAGGCACGACCGCCCTCACTCCAAGCCAGATAAACACGCCTGTAGCCGCGGCAATGATCGCATAGTCCCACCAACGCCGCTTCTCGTTGCGCGTGTTGAACTCTTCGCCGGCCATCGCCATCATCGTCCGGTTATAGTCCAGCCCATAGCGCTCGCACTCCCGCAGCACCGCCTCATTGGTCGAGGTCTGCTCCTTCGCCGACGCCACCGCCGTACTGATCGCCAGCGCCCCCAGAATCATCACCACCGATCCCGTCACCACCAGCAGCTTATGCCGATGGTCCGCCGCCGCCAGCTCCCCAAACACCAGCGCTCCCCACGCCAATCCCCAAAGCTGGTTCGTGTTCGAAAGCGGAATCCCCCGGCCAATGCCGACATACTTCGTAGCAAACTGCTGAAACAAATCGCCAATCACCCAAACAAAACCACCCAGAAACAGCCAGAAGACCATTCCCCGCAGATGGAACAACTGGAACGAGGGCGAGTGCAGTCCGCCATCGAGCGCCAGCGTCAGCGCAAACACCGTGCTCAGCTCCCCCACCGTAAAGGCCGTCACAAACGACAGCGGATTCATGCCGCTCAGATAAGCCTTCCGGTAAGGAACATACATCGTCCCCCACATCAAACTCGCACCAGCGGCAGCTAATATCCCTCCCACCGCATTGTGGCCGGTCGCCGTCCCGCCATGTAGCGTGCTGAAGCCCAGCATCACCGCCGCAGCCACAATGGCCGCGGTCCCCAGCACCACCTTGCCGATGTTCTTCGCGCTCGCTCCTTCAAGCTCGCGGAACAGCAGCCGTCCCCACAAAAGCCCGATCAGCGAGTTCGTATTCCACAGCGGAAACGCCACCGCCAGCCCCACATCGCGAATCGCAAACACCGTCAGCGTATTCGCCACCGCCCACAGCGCCCCAGCCAGCAGCGCCCAAACGATCAGGTGCTTCTTCGCAAACAGATCGGCGAAGACGTAGCTCGTTCCCTTCAGCAGCGTCGGAAACGTCCACCGCGCCGTAAACACCCCCGCCACCATGCACAGCGAGATCGCAAACGGGGAGAACCCCGCGTTCACCAGCTTCGTCGGGGCCTCCGCCGCGCCCAGCCACACTCCCGCCGTCAGCCCGCAGACCACGCCCAGGCCATGCAGCGACATCCCATCTTTTTGCCTCTTGGTTACCACGCTTCCCACACACTTCTCCACGTTCAATTGAGCATCTTTTACAAAAATGGCCGGGACTTTTATCTAGTGCAGCGCCACCAGCAGGGCAATCCCGGCGAGCAGTACAAAAAACGGCACCAGAAAGTGACTATCGGTCACAATCGTCCTCACGCCGCGCCAAAAACCCATCGCAAAACCCTCCACCTTCGAACCTGCCTGAAAACTCGAACCAGCCATCAAAACCTATAGAAACGTCATCTCTACCGGAGCCACGCGGCGTCGTCCTGCGGCGCAGCGGAGACCCCTGTATTTCGCCGTTCTTCTTGCCGTCGCCAGTTCTTTCTCCGGATGCACAATCTGCCACCGGCACTGTCAAAACAATCCCCTGCCTCAAACTAGCCAATAAGTAAGCGGTTACGTTGCAGCCAACGTACATGCCACAGCAAAGCATGTCAATAGAGCTTCACGCATATCCCAATGAGCAGAAGGCTTTGTTATCTAGCCCGCCCCGAAGCTTACCCTAACCATAAATGCACGTCATCTTGACCGGGGCGCAGCGCGCAGTGGAGAGACCCCCGTATTTCGCCGTTCCCTGCACGATTCTCCAAACCCAGCCCCCACAGAAAAGCCCTGGAGATCATCCAGGGCTTTCTCTGCTGCTACTTCATCAACTCCTAGAAAGGATTGAGCTTGTCCAGACCCTTCTTCTTCTTGTGCTTGCTCGACGACTCATCTGACTTGTCGAACCCAGGCTTCGTCTTCTTCCCCTTAGCGTTCGGGGCCTGCGCCGCGGGCTGCGTTCCCGGCTTGATGTCGTTCGCTTGCATCGGAGAATCCCCGGCCTTCTCGATCGCAGGCAGAGGTGTATTGTTCGTCGGCCCTACCGCCTTCAACCCGCCATCCGGCTTCGGGGCCGAGGAAGGCGAAACAATCTCCACGCCCATCGAATCTGAGGCAGTTCCCGACGATGTATTGCTGGTCGCCCCCGGAACGCTCGTCTGCACCGCAGAGCCGTTGTCCGCACCCGGAGCAGCCGTAGGAACATCATGGAACGCCAGCGGAGCAGCCGGTGCCGCAGGGGCTACAGCCTCATCCGCCGGTGCAGCATCGGTCGTCGCAGCCGACGCCGGCTTGGCCGCCGGGGTCGTCGCGGTCTCAGGATGCATCGAGGTATTGAAGTCCGAGATAATCTTGCGCGTAACATCCGGAGCCAAAGTCGCCTTGGGATCGGTCAGCGACGGATCGCCGGCATGGGCCGCCATCACCGTATCCGGCGTATGCATTACCAGCAGCCTGGCCCGTTCTTTCAGGTTGTAGCCCGAGCGGCTGTTCTCCAACGCCTCGCTCGCCGCCACCTGCTCCGCCGTAGGCTTCGGAATCGGCAGCTCCATCGCCGCCAGCCGGTCGCGTGCATCTTCTACGTGCGGCGAAGCCGAGTGCTCAAGCACCACCTTGCGATAAGCATCTGCCGCCTGGTCGTCATAAATATGTTCCAGCCGTGCCTTCGCGGCCTCGGGCAGACGGATCGAGCGGACGTACTTCGCCTCAGCCTCGTAAGCGTCTCCCAGTCCCACCAGCACATCGTCCATGTGGCTGTACTCGGGATACGTGTCCACCACCGTCTGATAGCGGGCGATCGTCGCAGGCCACGCAGCACGGGAAGCGTAAAAATCTCCAATCTCCGCCTCGCGCTCCGCCATCACCTCCTGCACCTCGCGCAGACGCTGCCTGGCCTGAGGCACCAGCGCCGACTCCGGGAACTGCTGCAGCATCAGCCGGTACTCTTCCTCGGCATGGGTGGCGTTCGTATAGTCACGGTCCGGTTTGTCCATCTGCCGGAAATAGATATCGCCCACGCGCATCTGCGCCTCGGCGGCCTCAGGAGCGTTGGGGAAGAAGGTGA from Granulicella sp. L56 includes these protein-coding regions:
- a CDS encoding LacI family DNA-binding transcriptional regulator — its product is MAVRLKDIARDLGVSVVTVSKVLRGNADIGEETRKRVLKRMKELNYQPNMMARGLASGRTYTVGLVVPDLVHPFFAEFAKSLSGVLRTSKRALILASSEEDPEVEQQEIRTLLSRGIDVLLIASCQASLRNFYELGDVRTPYLLFDRNFPHLAAHFVGTDDVKVGEMATRHLIEIGRKRIAHIGGKNTSPSFDRLRGYRSVMAEHRLIVPESYVLVRERVEEAGDTAGFQAMQELLRLSPRPDAVFCYNDLTAIGAIEATLQAGLRVPEDIAFIGCGNLRYADYLRVPLSSIDHGTSELGRVAGEFALDLSAKPEQSPRSVLLESTLVVRQSSVGAAAVK
- a CDS encoding GRP family sugar transporter, which produces MGSVVTKRQKDGMSLHGLGVVCGLTAGVWLGAAEAPTKLVNAGFSPFAISLCMVAGVFTARWTFPTLLKGTSYVFADLFAKKHLIVWALLAGALWAVANTLTVFAIRDVGLAVAFPLWNTNSLIGLLWGRLLFRELEGASAKNIGKVVLGTAAIVAAAVMLGFSTLHGGTATGHNAVGGILAAAGASLMWGTMYVPYRKAYLSGMNPLSFVTAFTVGELSTVFALTLALDGGLHSPSFQLFHLRGMVFWLFLGGFVWVIGDLFQQFATKYVGIGRGIPLSNTNQLWGLAWGALVFGELAAADHRHKLLVVTGSVVMILGALAISTAVASAKEQTSTNEAVLRECERYGLDYNRTMMAMAGEEFNTRNEKRRWWDYAIIAAATGVFIWLGVRAVVPPLAMNVRWIAALGAVLLLSLIVGTWSLWRRTRFS
- a CDS encoding translocated intimin receptor Tir, producing the protein MGFWRGVRTIVTDSHFLVPFFVLLAGIALLVALH
- a CDS encoding outer membrane protein assembly factor BamD, which encodes MSERSFFPSLKASALAGVAVAVLLTSSMVAGAQVTGSSQTTTDANGQQQESVTLSASDSKKPKEKKEKVVVSKDTKKELRKQKALTPIAEQDAKLPDKALYDKAVIATKKGHFDVARLDLQTLLNTYPDSQYQMRAKLAIADSWYKEGGTAALMQAESEYKDFITFFPNAPEAAEAQMRVGDIYFRQMDKPDRDYTNATHAEEEYRLMLQQFPESALVPQARQRLREVQEVMAEREAEIGDFYASRAAWPATIARYQTVVDTYPEYSHMDDVLVGLGDAYEAEAKYVRSIRLPEAAKARLEHIYDDQAADAYRKVVLEHSASPHVEDARDRLAAMELPIPKPTAEQVAASEALENSRSGYNLKERARLLVMHTPDTVMAAHAGDPSLTDPKATLAPDVTRKIISDFNTSMHPETATTPAAKPASAATTDAAPADEAVAPAAPAAPLAFHDVPTAAPGADNGSAVQTSVPGATSNTSSGTASDSMGVEIVSPSSAPKPDGGLKAVGPTNNTPLPAIEKAGDSPMQANDIKPGTQPAAQAPNAKGKKTKPGFDKSDESSSKHKKKKGLDKLNPF